The proteins below are encoded in one region of Manis javanica isolate MJ-LG chromosome 8, MJ_LKY, whole genome shotgun sequence:
- the CSK gene encoding tyrosine-protein kinase CSK isoform X1 encodes MSAVQAAWPSGTECIAKYNFHGTAEQDLPFCKGDVLTIVAVTKDPNWYKAKNKVGREGIIPANYVQKREGVKAGTKLSLMPWFHGKITREQAERLLCPPETGLFLVRESTNYPGDYTLCVSCDGKVEHYRIMYHASKLSIDEEVYFENLMQLVEHYTSDADGLCTRLIKPKVMEGTVAAQDEFFRSGWALNMKDLKLLQTIGKGEFGDVMLGDYRGNKVAVKCIKNDATAQAFLAEASVMTQLRHSNLVQLLGVILEEKGGLYIVTEYMAKGSLVDYLRSRGRSVLGGDCLLKFSLDVCEAMEYLESNNFVHRDLAARNVLVSEDNVAKVSDFGLTKEASCTQDTGKLPVKWTAPEALREKKFSTKSDVWSFGILLWEIYSFGRVPYPRIPLKDVVPRVEKGYKMDAPDGCPPAVYEVMKNCWHLDTAMRPSFLQLREQLEHIKAHELHL; translated from the exons ATGTCAGCAGTACAG GCCGCCTGGCCATCCGGTACGGAATGCATTGCCAAGTACAACTTCCACGGCACTGCCGAGCAGGACCTCCCCTTCTGCAAAGGAGACGTGCTCACCATTGTGGCCGTCACCAAG GACCCCAACTGGTACAAAGCCAAGAACAAGGTGGGCCGTGAGGGCATCATCCCAGCCAACTATGTCCAGAAGCGAGAGGGCGTGAAAGCAGGCACCAAACTCAGCCTCATGCC CTGGTTCCATGGCAAGATCACACGGGAGCAGGCAGAGCGGCTTCTGTGCCCTCCGGAGACGGGCCTGTTCCTGGTGCGGGAGAGCACTAACTACCCCGGGGACTACACGCTGTGCGTGAGCTGCGACGGCAAGGTGGAGCACTACCGCATCATGTACCATGCCAGTAAACTCAGCATTGACGAGGAGGTGTACTTCGAGAACCTCATGCAGCTGGTGGAG CACTACACCTCGGATGCAGACGGGCTGTGCACGCGCCTAATTAAGCCAAAGGTCATGGAGGGCACGGTGGCAGCCCAGGATGAGTTCTTCCGCA GTGGCTGGGCCTTGAACATGAAGGACCTGAAGCTGCTGCAGACCATTGGGAAGGGGGAGTTTGGAG ATGTGATGCTGGGCGATTACCGAGGGAACAAAGTCGCTGTCAAGTGCATTAAGAATGATGCCACTGCCCAGGCCTTCCTGGCTGAAGCCTCGGTCATGAC GCAACTTCGGCATAGCAACCTGGTGCAGCTTCTGGGCGTGATCTTGGAGGAGAAAGGCGGGCTCTACATCGTCACCGAGTACATGGCCAAG GGGAGCCTGGTGGACTATCTGCGGTCACGGGGTCGATCAGTGCTGGGTGGAGACTGTCTCCTCAAGTTCTCACT AGACGTCTGTGAAGCCATGGAGTACCTGGAAAGCAACAACTTCGTGCACCGGGACCTGGCTGCCCGCAACGTGCTGGTGTCTGAGGATAACGTGGCCAAGGTCAGCGACTTCGGCCTCACCAAGGAGGCCTCCTGCACCCAGGACACGGGCAAGCTGCCAGTCAAGTGGACAGCCCCTGAGGCCCTGAGAGAGAAG AAATTCTCCACCAAGTCTGACGTGTGGAGTTTTGGGATCCTTCTCTGGGAAATCTACTCCTTTGGGCGAGTGCCTTATCCAAGAATT cccctgAAGGACGTCGTCCCTCGGGTGGAGAAGGGCTACAAGATGGACGCCCCCGACGGCTGCCCACCCGCGGTCTATGAGGTCATGAAGAACTGCTGGCACCTGGACACCGCCATGCGGCCCTCCTTCCTGCAGCTCCGGGAGCAGCTCGAGCACATCAAAGCCCATGAGCTGCACCTGTGA
- the CSK gene encoding tyrosine-protein kinase CSK isoform X2, whose protein sequence is MSAVQAAWPSGTECIAKYNFHGTAEQDLPFCKGDVLTIVAVTKDPNWYKAKNKVGREGIIPANYVQKREGVKAGTKLSLMPWFHGKITREQAERLLCPPETGLFLVRESTNYPGDYTLCVSCDGKVEHYRIMYHASKLSIDEEVYFENLMQLVEHYTSDADGLCTRLIKPKVMEGTVAAQDEFFRSGWALNMKDLKLLQTIGKGEFGDVMLGDYRGNKVAVKCIKNDATAQAFLAEASVMTQLRHSNLVQLLGVILEEKGGLYIVTEYMAKGSLVDYLRSRGRSVLGGDCLLKFSLDVCEAMEYLESNNFVHRDLAARNVLVSEDNVAKKFSTKSDVWSFGILLWEIYSFGRVPYPRIPLKDVVPRVEKGYKMDAPDGCPPAVYEVMKNCWHLDTAMRPSFLQLREQLEHIKAHELHL, encoded by the exons ATGTCAGCAGTACAG GCCGCCTGGCCATCCGGTACGGAATGCATTGCCAAGTACAACTTCCACGGCACTGCCGAGCAGGACCTCCCCTTCTGCAAAGGAGACGTGCTCACCATTGTGGCCGTCACCAAG GACCCCAACTGGTACAAAGCCAAGAACAAGGTGGGCCGTGAGGGCATCATCCCAGCCAACTATGTCCAGAAGCGAGAGGGCGTGAAAGCAGGCACCAAACTCAGCCTCATGCC CTGGTTCCATGGCAAGATCACACGGGAGCAGGCAGAGCGGCTTCTGTGCCCTCCGGAGACGGGCCTGTTCCTGGTGCGGGAGAGCACTAACTACCCCGGGGACTACACGCTGTGCGTGAGCTGCGACGGCAAGGTGGAGCACTACCGCATCATGTACCATGCCAGTAAACTCAGCATTGACGAGGAGGTGTACTTCGAGAACCTCATGCAGCTGGTGGAG CACTACACCTCGGATGCAGACGGGCTGTGCACGCGCCTAATTAAGCCAAAGGTCATGGAGGGCACGGTGGCAGCCCAGGATGAGTTCTTCCGCA GTGGCTGGGCCTTGAACATGAAGGACCTGAAGCTGCTGCAGACCATTGGGAAGGGGGAGTTTGGAG ATGTGATGCTGGGCGATTACCGAGGGAACAAAGTCGCTGTCAAGTGCATTAAGAATGATGCCACTGCCCAGGCCTTCCTGGCTGAAGCCTCGGTCATGAC GCAACTTCGGCATAGCAACCTGGTGCAGCTTCTGGGCGTGATCTTGGAGGAGAAAGGCGGGCTCTACATCGTCACCGAGTACATGGCCAAG GGGAGCCTGGTGGACTATCTGCGGTCACGGGGTCGATCAGTGCTGGGTGGAGACTGTCTCCTCAAGTTCTCACT AGACGTCTGTGAAGCCATGGAGTACCTGGAAAGCAACAACTTCGTGCACCGGGACCTGGCTGCCCGCAACGTGCTGGTGTCTGAGGATAACGTGGCCAAG AAATTCTCCACCAAGTCTGACGTGTGGAGTTTTGGGATCCTTCTCTGGGAAATCTACTCCTTTGGGCGAGTGCCTTATCCAAGAATT cccctgAAGGACGTCGTCCCTCGGGTGGAGAAGGGCTACAAGATGGACGCCCCCGACGGCTGCCCACCCGCGGTCTATGAGGTCATGAAGAACTGCTGGCACCTGGACACCGCCATGCGGCCCTCCTTCCTGCAGCTCCGGGAGCAGCTCGAGCACATCAAAGCCCATGAGCTGCACCTGTGA